The following are from one region of the Oenanthe melanoleuca isolate GR-GAL-2019-014 chromosome 23, OMel1.0, whole genome shotgun sequence genome:
- the ATP5IF1 gene encoding ATPase inhibitor, mitochondrial, producing the protein MAAVAVLAARGGLRGALLAQQQRWSSGSGADQLGELGKGAGKGGGGGGSIREAGGAFGKKQAAEEERYFREKEREQLSALRKHHEEEIHHHQKEIERLQKEIERHKHKIKQLKDD; encoded by the exons ATGGCGGCGGTGGCGGTGCtggcggcgcggggcggcctGCGAGGGGCTCTGCTGGCGCAGCAGCAGCGCTGGAGCTCGGGATCGGGCGCCGACCAG CTGGGCGAGCTGGGTAAAGGCGCTGGCAAGggcggaggaggcggcggcTCCATCCGCGAGGCCGGCGGTGCCTTCGGGAAGAAGCAGGCGGCGGAGGAGGAGCGGTACTTCAG GGAAAAGGAGCGCGAGCAGCTCTCTGCCTTACGGAAACACCACGAGGAGGAGatccaccaccaccaaaaagaGATTGAGCGTCTGCAGAAGGAAATCGAGCGCCATAAGCATAAGATCAAGCAGCTTAAAGATGACTAA